CACCCGTACACCGTCAAGCGGATCCGGGTCCCCGGCGCGCCCGACATCAAGGTCGGCATCCTCGGCCTCACCAACCCCGGTATCGCGCTGTGGGACAAGGACAACGTCAGCGGGAAGATGGTGTTCCCGGGCCTGGTGGAGCAGGCGAAGAAGTACGTCCCGCGCCTGCGCGCCCTCGGTTGCGACGTCGTCTTCCTGACCGACCACTCGGGCCTGGACGGCTCGTCCTCCTACGGCGATGAACTCCCGTACGTGGAGAACGCGTCGAACCTGGTCGCCGAGCAGGTGCCGGGCATCGACGCGATCCTGGTGGGCCACACGCACGTCGAGGTCCCGTCGTACACGGTGAAGAACGCGGAGACCGGCGAAGAGGTCCTCCTCTCCGAGCCGTACTGCTGGGGCTACCGCCTCAGCGTCTTCGACTTCGAGCTCGAACTGCACCACGGCCAGTGGAAGGTGACGAGCAAGAAGGCGCAGACCCTCAACCCCAACTCGGTGGACGAGGACCCGGAGATCAAGCAGCTCCTGGAGGCCGACCACGAGCTGGTCGTGAAGTACGTGAACACCGCGGTCGGCACCTGTACGGCGGACCTCTCGGCGGCGGAGTCCTGCTGGAAGGACGTGCCGATCATGGACTTCATCCACAAGGTGCAGATGGAGAACGTGAAGGCGGGCCTCTCCACGGCCGACGCGGCGCTCCCGCTGATCTCGATGGCGGCGCCCTTCTCCCGCACGGCGGACATCCCCCAGGGCAACGTCACCATCAAGGACATCGCCGGCCTCTACATCTACGACAACACCCTGTACGGCAAGAAGCTCACGGGTGCCCAGCTCAAGGACTACCTGGAGTACGCGGCGAAGTACTACCACCAGGTGCCGGCCGGCACGAAGGTCGACACGGCGACCCTCACCAACGCCAACAGCTTCTGGGACTACATGTACGACACGGCGGCGGGCGTCGACTACGAGATCGACATCGCCCAGCCGGAGGGGTCGAGGATCAAGAACCTCAGCTACAACGGCAAGGCGGTCGCCGACGACCAGGTCTTCGTCGTGGCGGTGAACAACTACCGCGCGAACGGCGGCTCCGGGTACCCGCACATCGCCGCGGCGCCGAACGCCTACAGTTCGACCAACGAGATCCGCCAGCTGATGATCGACTACGTCACGGCGAAGAAGACGCTGAACCCGGCGGACTTCGCGGTCACCAACTGGAAGCTCACACAGAACGGCGCGCCGGTCTTCTGACCGTCAGGGCTCCCGGCGGGTGGCGCCGAAGTGTGTCTCGTGCGACCAGACGTGGTGGCACGCCGGACACTGCAGGTGCAGCAGGCTGCCGGTGTTGGACAGCAGATAGCGCCACCCGCGCCGGTCGTCGCAGTTCGGGCAGTCCACCCCCCAGGCGCGCCGCCCGATGTCGGCCTGCGGATCAAGCGGCAGCATCGCCCGGTCCCGCGGGGAGTACGCCGGCCGCCACCAGCTCGTCGTAGATCCGCTGCTGCTCCGCGTCCAGGCCGGAGTACAGCAGCGCCCGAGCCTCCTCCTCGCCACGGAGCGCCGCCGCGGGGTCCCAGCCGGGGCCCACTGCGGCCATGACGTGGGTGCGCCGGAGCATCTCGTGTGCGCTGAGGTCGACGGTGAAGTCGAAGGCGGAGTCGTCGGGGGACATGCCACCGAACGTAGGTGTGCATTTCCCCCACGACAAGAACAGGTGGGTGAAATCACACCAGGCCGACGGGCGACAGCACCCCTCTCGGAGAGGTGGGGCTCAGCTGAAGACGATCATCGAGCCCTGGGCCAGGGAGCGGGTCGCCGCCGCGTGCAGCCCCAGCCATACGTGCCGTTCGCGGGCGAAGGGGCTGGGGTCGTACGGCGCGGGGACGGCCGGTTCCTCCAGTTCCGTGGGGGCCATGGGCGGAGCCGGGGCCGCCGGGGGGTTGGCCGGGTCGATGCCGATCGTCGGGGCCACGTACTCCAGCTCCCGCAGCAGCGTCTGCGAGGAACCCAGCGGACCGCCGCCCGCCAGCAGTTCGTCGTTGGACAGCGGCTGCGGGAAGTCGACCGGCACATAGGCGCCCGCGTGGTCGTAGTGCCAGACCAGGTGGGACTGCTGGGCCGTGGACTCGAACATCTCCAGCAACTGCTCGTAGTCGCCGCCCAGTTCGTCCACCGGGGTCACCGCGAGCCCGCACACCTGGAGCAGATACGCGCGGCGCAGGAAGTGGAGGGCGTCGTAGTCGAAGCCGGCCACGGGCGCGACCTCGCCGGACAGGCCCGGCATGTACTGGTACACCGGCACCGGGGGCAGTCCGGCCGCCGTCAGCGCGTTGTTGTACTGAGCGAGTTCTTCGGCGAACGGGTTGTCCGGGGTGTGGCACAACACATCCACGAGCGGTACCAGCCACAGGTCACAGGCCAAAGAGGGCTCCTCACACACAGAAGGTGGTCTGGGAAGGGTAATCGGTGCGGTGCGGGTCCCATACCCTTTCGGCCGCTCAGCTACCGGCGAGGTCTTCGAGCAGTTCGAGCGAGTGGGCGTTGGAGGCGGCGACGATCGAGCGGGCGGTGTCGGACTCCCGGCGGGCCAGCGCGTCGACCAGGTCCGTGTGCCCGGCCCACAGACGTCCGCGCAGGTCGGGCAGGCGGAGCAGATGCTGCACCGCGCACACCCAGGACTGCACCCGCAGCCGGTCGAGGAAGTCGCCCAGGTAGGGGTTGCCGAACAGGGCGCTCAGCTCGCGCCAGAAGCGGAGGTCGTAGCCGATGAGGATGGTGAGGTCGCCGGCCGCCGCCGCCCGCTGGGCCTCCTCGCCGCGGCGGCGCACGGTGGCCAGGGCCGCGGTCGTGCGCGGGTCCTCCGGCGGG
The genomic region above belongs to Streptomyces sp. CG1 and contains:
- a CDS encoding bifunctional UDP-sugar hydrolase/5'-nucleotidase, coding for MPLSPMNRREFVKKTAVTGAAVAAAGTVAAAPAEAAEQQRDCHPRTWSFSILGTTDLHSHVFDWDYYKDAAYKDKAGNSVGVARVATLIKQQREAKGEHRVLLVDAGDIIQGTSLAYYFARVDPITGTGGKKGPKHPMAVAMNHMRYDAAALGNHEFNYGIETLRKFESQCHFPLLGANALDAKTLRPAFHPYTVKRIRVPGAPDIKVGILGLTNPGIALWDKDNVSGKMVFPGLVEQAKKYVPRLRALGCDVVFLTDHSGLDGSSSYGDELPYVENASNLVAEQVPGIDAILVGHTHVEVPSYTVKNAETGEEVLLSEPYCWGYRLSVFDFELELHHGQWKVTSKKAQTLNPNSVDEDPEIKQLLEADHELVVKYVNTAVGTCTADLSAAESCWKDVPIMDFIHKVQMENVKAGLSTADAALPLISMAAPFSRTADIPQGNVTIKDIAGLYIYDNTLYGKKLTGAQLKDYLEYAAKYYHQVPAGTKVDTATLTNANSFWDYMYDTAAGVDYEIDIAQPEGSRIKNLSYNGKAVADDQVFVVAVNNYRANGGSGYPHIAAAPNAYSSTNEIRQLMIDYVTAKKTLNPADFAVTNWKLTQNGAPVF
- a CDS encoding DUF6400 family protein; translation: MSPDDSAFDFTVDLSAHEMLRRTHVMAAVGPGWDPAAALRGEEEARALLYSGLDAEQQRIYDELVAAGVLPAGPGDAAA
- a CDS encoding GntR family transcriptional regulator yields the protein MPGTGAVTRSTLRQQIADALRDEVLAGRLRPGRAFTVKEIAEQYGVSATPVREALVDLSAQGILEADQHRGFRVPEYTLTDYRNMIEARSLVTDGMFQALSTGHPAFRTPPEDPRTTAALATVRRRGEEAQRAAAAGDLTILIGYDLRFWRELSALFGNPYLGDFLDRLRVQSWVCAVQHLLRLPDLRGRLWAGHTDLVDALARRESDTARSIVAASNAHSLELLEDLAGS